One genomic region from Halobacteriovorax vibrionivorans encodes:
- the mraY gene encoding phospho-N-acetylmuramoyl-pentapeptide-transferase has protein sequence MLYHFLYPLRDEFFAFNIFKYITFRTVVAFLLATVISIIWGKYFIGFMQRKQFGQVIRDDGPESHLKKAGTPTMGGVFILGTILLTLLITGNFNSIPVLITCGVTASYFVLGFIDDYAKISKGNTKGVSAKGKLLWQFVTGLIAVYAMVHFGVIDTQLFVPFVKGPVFNLGMLFVLFGAIVIVGSSNAVNLTDGLDGLAIGPIITSAATLGFIGYATGHSEIASYLFVPYVENVGELAVIGAAIVGAGVGFLWYNTYPAQIFMGDVGSLALGGTLGTMAVLTRSELLFVIIGGVFVAEAVSVILQVGSYKTRKKRIFKMAPIHHHFELMGWAEPKVIVRFWIISIFLAILAIATLKMR, from the coding sequence ATGTTGTATCATTTCCTATATCCCTTAAGGGATGAATTCTTTGCATTTAATATTTTTAAATACATCACATTTAGAACAGTTGTGGCGTTTTTGTTGGCGACGGTGATCTCAATTATTTGGGGGAAGTATTTCATCGGCTTCATGCAGCGAAAACAATTCGGACAAGTTATTCGTGATGATGGGCCAGAATCTCATTTAAAAAAGGCCGGTACTCCAACAATGGGTGGAGTATTTATTTTAGGAACAATTCTTCTAACCCTACTGATAACAGGGAATTTCAATTCAATTCCTGTTCTAATCACTTGCGGAGTTACAGCATCATATTTTGTTTTAGGCTTCATCGATGATTACGCAAAAATTTCTAAAGGAAATACAAAGGGTGTGTCCGCTAAAGGTAAATTACTTTGGCAATTTGTGACAGGCTTAATTGCTGTCTATGCCATGGTTCACTTCGGTGTGATTGATACTCAACTTTTTGTACCATTTGTAAAAGGGCCAGTATTTAACTTAGGCATGTTATTTGTCTTATTTGGTGCAATTGTTATCGTTGGATCTAGTAATGCTGTTAATTTAACAGATGGACTAGATGGATTGGCAATTGGTCCAATTATTACTTCTGCTGCAACTCTAGGATTTATTGGTTATGCCACGGGGCACAGTGAAATCGCTTCATATCTTTTTGTGCCATATGTTGAAAATGTTGGTGAATTGGCCGTAATTGGTGCTGCAATCGTCGGTGCAGGCGTTGGTTTTTTATGGTATAACACATATCCAGCTCAGATATTTATGGGTGACGTGGGGTCCCTTGCCTTAGGTGGTACACTAGGGACGATGGCCGTTTTAACGAGAAGTGAATTACTTTTTGTCATTATTGGTGGTGTTTTTGTTGCTGAAGCTGTTTCAGTAATATTACAAGTTGGTTCTTATAAAACTCGTAAAAAGAGAATTTTTAAGATGGCACCGATCCATCATCATTTTGAGTTGATGGGATGGGCCGAACCGAAAGTTATTGTTAGATTTTGGATTATAAGTATATTTTTAGCGATTCTTGCTATCGCTACTTTAAAAATGAGGTAA
- the murD gene encoding UDP-N-acetylmuramoyl-L-alanine--D-glutamate ligase: MERFRNKNILIVGIGKTGFKLINFFNRLECNIRVTDIKPIFDLNKAVKKLRKIKPAVEMTFGEHLDDDFLNADVVVYSSAVDPNLPQLELARREGKQVYSEFALGNTLCRKPIIAVCGSHGRTTVAHMIGFTLRQDGKNVFVGGTSDSPFIEYSMLPNKDEIDYVVVEVSAVQMRKLDDFHPKMVVFTDIADTYPQNHFTSMGEYMETKLSIIKTLSPDDTLIVNFDKLANNSFFRNANCQTYWYSRRSFVKLGVMEEIQGTHFHDRRIHSNISYHSEFTVKKMRIIGQNNRENLLAAITACKALDLSDEAIQTCVTKFPGIPHRIEFLMEKNGVNFYNDSKATDMKTLCETTKSFKTPVILIAGGKDMEELEYEQFSDELCSTTRIIVLVGEAKERMNRALGEHPQTFIVGSFEESVLFAYQKSRTGDTIILSPGNPATDFFRDYEERGNYFKKLVYQL; this comes from the coding sequence ATGGAGAGATTTAGAAACAAGAATATCCTAATCGTTGGTATTGGAAAAACTGGTTTCAAGCTCATCAATTTCTTTAATCGTCTTGAGTGTAATATTAGAGTGACTGATATCAAGCCGATTTTTGATTTAAATAAGGCCGTAAAAAAGCTACGTAAAATTAAGCCAGCAGTTGAAATGACTTTTGGTGAACATTTAGATGATGACTTTTTAAATGCTGACGTTGTTGTTTATTCAAGTGCAGTAGATCCAAACCTACCTCAGCTTGAATTAGCAAGAAGAGAAGGTAAGCAGGTTTATTCTGAATTTGCACTTGGTAATACTCTTTGTCGCAAGCCTATTATTGCTGTTTGTGGATCACATGGTCGTACAACTGTAGCACATATGATTGGTTTCACACTGAGACAAGATGGTAAAAATGTATTCGTAGGTGGTACAAGTGATAGTCCATTTATTGAATACTCAATGCTACCTAATAAAGATGAAATCGATTACGTTGTTGTTGAGGTTTCTGCCGTTCAAATGAGAAAACTTGATGACTTCCACCCTAAGATGGTTGTCTTTACTGATATTGCTGACACTTATCCACAGAATCATTTCACTTCTATGGGTGAGTATATGGAGACTAAGCTTAGTATTATTAAGACTCTTTCTCCAGATGATACTCTTATTGTTAACTTTGATAAGCTTGCAAATAATAGCTTCTTTAGAAATGCTAATTGCCAAACTTATTGGTACTCAAGAAGATCATTCGTTAAGCTTGGTGTAATGGAAGAGATTCAAGGAACGCATTTCCACGATCGTCGAATCCACTCAAATATTTCATACCATTCAGAATTTACAGTGAAGAAGATGAGAATCATTGGTCAAAACAATCGTGAAAACTTACTTGCTGCAATTACGGCATGTAAGGCCCTTGATCTTTCAGATGAAGCAATTCAAACATGTGTAACAAAGTTCCCAGGAATTCCACATCGAATTGAATTCTTAATGGAAAAGAATGGCGTTAACTTCTATAACGATTCAAAAGCAACTGATATGAAGACTCTTTGTGAAACAACAAAGTCTTTCAAAACTCCTGTGATTCTAATTGCAGGTGGTAAAGACATGGAAGAACTTGAGTACGAGCAATTCAGTGATGAGTTATGTTCAACTACACGTATTATCGTTCTAGTAGGTGAAGCAAAAGAGCGTATGAATCGTGCTCTTGGTGAGCATCCACAAACTTTCATTGTTGGTTCATTTGAAGAGTCAGTTCTCTTTGCTTATCAAAAATCGAGAACAGGTGATACGATTATTCTTTCACCGGGGAATCCTGCAACAGACTTCTTTAGAGATTATGAGGAAAGAGGAAACTACTTCAAAAAACTAGTATATCAATTATAA
- a CDS encoding Mur ligase family protein — MNSLISKYNIVTDQFIDLTVNLDQAKKGDIAFYRLYENEKSISLFKQRNEKGNAGLVITNLEVEGLDCLVVELEDFYQLQEELVEVLYPLDREVSLIGVTGTNGKSSVTHLCQLILNRNNFKACCIGTVGIIREDKEIMPSLSATTPSYLDLRRVIYRLNDIDYFCIEVSSHALEQGRVKGMDFSSIGWTNLTQDHLDYHGTMEAYFNAKAKLLNYCENEVIIPSSQAEYFKDKIKYKVAPHVDNKYGEEFNLSYNKDNLDLAFALCDEAVGEELNREIKLELPKGRFNLIRDQENIYIIDYAHTPDALINICRETKSLFKNHHLITIFGCGGDRDRTKRPLMLQAALEYSDSVVVTSDNPRFEDPERIIEDILKDNSNDVDVIVSREDAIKNYVKRYKNPTVVIIAGKGHEEYQDVNGVKSFFSDIEIVKKAIEVL, encoded by the coding sequence ATGAATAGCCTAATTTCAAAATACAACATTGTCACAGATCAATTTATTGATTTAACAGTCAATCTAGATCAAGCCAAAAAAGGTGATATTGCATTTTATCGTCTTTATGAAAACGAAAAATCAATTTCTCTGTTCAAGCAAAGAAACGAAAAGGGAAATGCAGGTTTAGTAATAACAAATTTAGAAGTTGAAGGCCTTGATTGTCTTGTTGTTGAACTAGAAGACTTTTATCAATTACAAGAAGAGTTGGTAGAAGTTTTATACCCTTTAGACCGAGAAGTCTCATTAATTGGTGTTACTGGAACAAATGGCAAGTCTTCTGTAACTCACTTATGTCAATTAATCTTAAATCGAAATAATTTTAAAGCGTGTTGTATTGGCACTGTTGGTATCATTCGTGAAGATAAAGAGATTATGCCTTCATTATCAGCGACAACACCATCATATCTTGATTTGAGACGAGTAATATATCGATTAAACGATATTGATTATTTTTGTATTGAAGTTAGTTCTCACGCTCTAGAGCAAGGACGAGTTAAAGGAATGGACTTTAGCTCAATAGGTTGGACTAACCTGACACAAGACCATCTAGACTATCATGGGACAATGGAAGCTTATTTCAATGCTAAGGCAAAGCTTCTTAATTATTGTGAAAATGAAGTAATTATTCCAAGTTCACAGGCGGAATATTTTAAAGATAAAATTAAATATAAAGTTGCTCCCCATGTTGATAATAAATACGGTGAAGAATTTAACCTCAGTTATAATAAAGATAATCTTGATTTAGCTTTTGCCCTTTGTGATGAAGCTGTTGGTGAAGAATTAAATCGAGAAATAAAACTAGAGCTACCTAAAGGTCGTTTTAATTTAATAAGAGACCAGGAAAATATTTATATCATTGATTACGCTCATACTCCTGATGCATTAATAAATATTTGTCGTGAGACTAAGTCATTATTTAAGAACCATCATTTAATCACAATTTTTGGATGTGGTGGTGATCGTGATAGAACTAAAAGGCCTTTGATGTTACAAGCGGCTCTCGAGTATAGTGACAGCGTCGTGGTCACTAGTGATAATCCTAGATTTGAAGACCCTGAAAGAATTATTGAAGATATTCTTAAAGATAATAGTAATGATGTTGATGTTATTGTTAGCCGAGAAGATGCAATTAAAAATTATGTAAAAAGATATAAAAATCCTACTGTCGTTATTATTGCAGGTAAAGGTCATGAAGAGTACCAGGATGTAAATGGAGTGAAGTCTTTCTTTAGTGATATTGAAATAGTGAAAAAGGCAATTGAAGTATTATGA
- a CDS encoding penicillin-binding protein → MNESNLKNRLKIVYVVFAFAFVAILVKAFRIQVVDRGHLLSQSKKQFFRERKVFPRRGHIYDRNGNPLAINIRTYSLFTIPKNIRDKNVFKKLTQIMPEAEIENIGSKAMKRNRFTWIARKINLTEEQVHAIKKLKGVYIEEIPKRIYPNHELAAQTLGFVGLDNNGLAGIEHRFDDELRGEPQIIKYFKDNKGRPVRYVSQNIPTERSKDIYLSIDKEVQAVAEKAIKEAVEKVEAKRGGVGVMDAETGEIIAVANYPTFDPNDLDGSRSIDRKLSFISDPFEPGSTMKVITVASALENNVVRPDTNYYCEQGRLKVEDHIIKEAESRKKFEWLSVEEILMHSSNIGTTKIAFDLTFPKLKSTLTKFRIGEKTGIELPAESRGIFTDDKNVSPLSLSNISFGQGVATTGIQMLAAFAAISNGGKYVKPTILKVDESNKTEAEQIIPEKVAKSLTDMMIKTVEDGTARNGKIPYFKIAAKTSTAQRADNMGRYTGYIPGFLGFPVGVKKKFVVYAYVDKPAKGKSYYGNSVAGPVFKKVTEYLLYKNKEFEGLAENDLFENDMAFDSVKRVHSAKRYTGRGLVPNFVGLDKKSAMKLARKLDIDLTHSGVGVVDEQLPEPGSAYTKNTIIKLRYAPPTYE, encoded by the coding sequence GTGAATGAGAGTAACTTAAAGAATAGATTAAAAATAGTTTATGTCGTCTTTGCATTTGCTTTTGTAGCAATTCTTGTGAAGGCATTCCGCATTCAAGTTGTTGATCGCGGTCATTTATTGTCACAATCAAAAAAACAATTCTTCCGTGAACGCAAGGTTTTCCCAAGACGTGGTCATATCTATGATCGCAATGGGAATCCACTCGCAATTAACATAAGAACATACTCTCTTTTTACCATTCCAAAAAATATTAGAGATAAGAATGTCTTTAAGAAGTTAACGCAAATTATGCCAGAGGCCGAGATTGAAAATATTGGCTCTAAGGCAATGAAGCGAAATCGCTTTACTTGGATTGCAAGAAAGATCAACTTAACAGAAGAACAAGTTCATGCAATTAAAAAGCTCAAGGGTGTCTATATTGAAGAAATCCCAAAGCGTATTTATCCAAATCATGAATTAGCTGCGCAAACACTTGGCTTTGTTGGCCTTGACAATAATGGCCTTGCAGGAATAGAACACCGCTTTGATGATGAGCTTAGAGGTGAGCCACAAATTATAAAATACTTCAAAGACAATAAAGGAAGACCTGTTCGCTATGTGAGTCAAAATATTCCGACGGAAAGATCAAAAGATATCTACCTTTCTATTGATAAAGAAGTTCAAGCCGTTGCTGAGAAGGCCATAAAAGAGGCCGTCGAAAAAGTCGAAGCGAAACGTGGTGGCGTTGGCGTTATGGACGCAGAAACTGGAGAAATCATTGCTGTTGCAAATTATCCTACTTTTGATCCAAACGATTTAGATGGATCTAGAAGTATTGACCGTAAGCTCTCTTTCATTTCAGATCCATTTGAGCCAGGTTCAACAATGAAAGTTATTACAGTGGCCTCGGCCCTTGAAAATAATGTTGTACGTCCGGATACAAATTACTACTGTGAACAAGGGCGCCTGAAAGTTGAAGATCATATAATTAAAGAAGCAGAGTCGAGAAAGAAATTTGAATGGTTATCTGTTGAAGAAATACTAATGCACTCTTCAAATATTGGAACGACAAAAATTGCATTTGACCTAACTTTTCCAAAACTAAAGTCAACTCTAACTAAGTTTAGAATTGGTGAGAAAACCGGAATTGAATTGCCTGCTGAGTCCCGTGGTATCTTTACCGACGATAAAAATGTTTCTCCTCTATCCTTAAGTAATATTAGTTTTGGTCAGGGAGTTGCAACGACAGGAATACAGATGCTTGCGGCATTTGCGGCCATCTCAAATGGTGGGAAATATGTTAAGCCTACAATTTTAAAAGTTGATGAATCTAATAAAACTGAAGCTGAACAGATTATCCCAGAAAAAGTTGCAAAATCACTTACGGATATGATGATTAAAACGGTTGAAGACGGAACAGCTCGTAATGGAAAAATTCCATATTTTAAAATTGCGGCCAAAACATCCACGGCACAAAGAGCTGATAATATGGGACGATATACTGGCTACATTCCTGGTTTCTTAGGCTTTCCAGTTGGCGTTAAGAAGAAGTTTGTCGTTTATGCCTATGTGGATAAGCCAGCAAAGGGAAAATCATATTATGGTAACTCTGTCGCTGGACCAGTGTTCAAGAAAGTCACAGAGTATTTATTGTATAAGAATAAAGAGTTTGAAGGTCTTGCAGAGAACGATCTATTTGAAAATGACATGGCCTTTGATTCTGTAAAAAGAGTTCATTCTGCTAAAAGGTATACTGGTCGTGGACTAGTTCCTAATTTCGTAGGCCTTGATAAGAAATCTGCTATGAAGCTTGCTCGTAAATTAGATATTGACCTTACTCATAGTGGTGTCGGGGTTGTTGATGAGCAGCTACCGGAACCTGGAAGTGCATATACAAAAAACACTATCATTAAATTAAGATATGCCCCACCAACATATGAATAG
- a CDS encoding UDP-N-acetylmuramoyl-tripeptide--D-alanyl-D-alanine ligase, with translation MKITDLKNINGLIKIIGTVSEDEISLSTNSKMPNDENLFVALKGDRFDAYNFIEDAISNKARAFVVTNEEGREEKLKSLYERDNELIFFLVNDSLKFLQEAAKFRIQEWKNKDGIVFGLTGSNGKTTTKEILFSLAKSFLNDAVVCTQGNLNNHIGVPLTIFSLKDEHKFAIIEMGTNHFGEIEALCEIAQPDFGYITNIGHAHTEFLENLDGVLKEKSALYRWVLKNGVKFYLNCEDAKLATLAQDDKVVLVNKEVVHPFESDIIKESYNQWNIQASAFILENIFSVSLAHELKSVRLPKNKRAQWIDVDKTKIYLDAYNANPTSMNLAIREFAKNVPSDKKVLFVLGDMNELGSETQKHHEDISNVLNSVNAKHAFFIGQYSQYYKNTFKGEAEIYKNLDDLCTKWLSVLNSYDYIFLKASRSLQLERLIDITM, from the coding sequence ATGAAGATAACAGATTTAAAAAACATTAATGGTTTAATAAAAATAATCGGTACGGTAAGTGAAGATGAAATTTCTTTATCGACAAATTCTAAGATGCCAAATGATGAAAACTTATTTGTCGCGCTAAAGGGCGACAGGTTTGATGCTTATAACTTTATTGAGGATGCTATCTCCAATAAGGCAAGGGCTTTTGTCGTTACCAATGAAGAAGGGCGAGAGGAAAAGCTTAAGTCTTTATATGAAAGAGATAATGAGCTTATCTTCTTTCTTGTAAATGATAGCCTTAAATTTCTCCAAGAAGCCGCAAAGTTTCGTATTCAAGAATGGAAAAATAAAGATGGTATCGTCTTTGGTCTTACTGGTTCTAATGGTAAGACTACAACAAAAGAGATCCTTTTTTCTTTGGCCAAGAGTTTCTTAAACGATGCTGTTGTTTGTACTCAAGGTAATTTAAATAATCATATTGGAGTACCACTTACAATATTCTCGCTAAAAGATGAACATAAGTTTGCCATTATTGAGATGGGGACAAATCACTTTGGTGAAATTGAAGCGCTCTGTGAAATTGCACAGCCTGACTTTGGTTATATAACTAATATTGGTCATGCCCATACCGAATTTTTAGAAAACCTTGATGGCGTTTTAAAAGAGAAGTCTGCTTTATATCGTTGGGTTTTAAAAAATGGTGTTAAATTTTATCTGAATTGTGAAGATGCTAAACTAGCAACTCTTGCGCAAGATGATAAAGTTGTGCTCGTAAATAAAGAGGTCGTACATCCTTTTGAAAGTGATATTATTAAAGAGTCATACAATCAATGGAATATTCAGGCTTCAGCTTTCATCCTAGAAAATATCTTTTCAGTGTCTTTGGCCCATGAATTGAAATCAGTACGTCTACCTAAGAATAAAAGAGCACAGTGGATTGATGTTGATAAGACAAAGATATATTTAGATGCCTACAATGCAAATCCTACCTCAATGAATCTTGCGATAAGAGAATTTGCAAAAAATGTACCTAGCGATAAGAAGGTTCTTTTTGTTTTGGGTGATATGAATGAATTAGGTAGTGAAACACAAAAGCATCACGAAGATATTTCAAATGTATTAAATTCTGTTAACGCAAAGCACGCTTTTTTTATTGGTCAATACTCTCAATATTATAAGAATACCTTTAAAGGTGAGGCTGAAATATATAAAAATCTTGATGATCTTTGCACAAAGTGGTTATCGGTATTAAATTCGTACGATTATATCTTTTTAAAAGCTTCTCGTTCTTTACAACTAGAGAGGCTAATAGATATAACTATGTAA